The following are encoded in a window of Solidesulfovibrio magneticus RS-1 genomic DNA:
- the moaA gene encoding GTP 3',8-cyclase MoaA yields MTGTSGKALRDGRGRAVSYLRLSVTDRCNLACMYCRPKESFTFIGHDKILRYEEMLDLVGLARDMGIVKLRLTGGEPFARRDFMSFVASIRERYPEMDLRITTNATLLAGRPAMLAKLGVSAVNISLDSLDQATFARITGHDRLSAVLQGIGECLEAGIRVKINAVALRGINTAEIPAFVAMAEKSPIDVRFIEFMPVGDGNLWRPENYISAQDVVELASRAAEFVPDDSDRATGGPARMYRIAGGAGRFGVISPLSEHFCDTCNRLRITADGKLRTCLFSTKEYRLRAMLRNPALGLAAVRRVIALALRTKPLGYEVLDPGTAGKTRGMSAIGG; encoded by the coding sequence ATGACCGGCACATCGGGCAAGGCCCTTCGCGACGGGCGCGGCCGCGCCGTCAGTTATCTGCGCCTTTCCGTCACCGACCGCTGCAACCTGGCCTGCATGTACTGCCGGCCCAAGGAAAGCTTCACGTTCATTGGCCACGACAAGATCCTGCGCTACGAGGAGATGCTCGACCTTGTGGGCCTGGCCCGGGACATGGGCATCGTCAAGCTGCGCCTGACCGGCGGCGAACCCTTTGCCCGGCGCGACTTCATGAGTTTCGTCGCCTCCATCCGGGAGCGCTACCCGGAAATGGATCTGCGCATCACCACCAACGCCACGCTGCTGGCCGGCCGCCCGGCCATGCTGGCCAAGCTCGGGGTCAGCGCCGTCAACATTTCCCTGGACAGCCTGGATCAGGCCACCTTCGCCCGCATCACCGGCCACGACCGGTTGTCCGCCGTGCTCCAGGGCATCGGCGAGTGCCTGGAGGCCGGCATTCGGGTCAAGATCAACGCCGTGGCCCTACGTGGCATCAACACGGCGGAAATTCCGGCCTTTGTGGCCATGGCCGAAAAATCGCCCATCGACGTGCGTTTCATCGAGTTCATGCCGGTTGGCGACGGCAACCTCTGGCGGCCGGAGAACTATATCTCGGCCCAGGATGTGGTGGAGCTGGCCTCACGTGCGGCCGAGTTTGTCCCGGACGACAGCGACCGCGCCACCGGCGGCCCTGCCCGGATGTATCGCATCGCCGGCGGGGCCGGACGCTTTGGCGTCATTTCGCCTCTCAGCGAACATTTCTGCGACACCTGCAACCGGCTTCGCATCACGGCCGACGGCAAGCTGCGCACCTGCCTGTTTTCCACCAAGGAATACCGGCTGCGGGCCATGCTGCGCAATCCGGCTCTAGGCCTTGCCGCCGTGCGCCGGGTCATCGCCCTGGCCCTTCGCACCAAACCGCTGGGCTACGAGGTGCTCGATCCCGGCACGGCCGGCAAGACGCGCGGCATGTCGGCCATCGGCGGCTGA
- a CDS encoding formate dehydrogenase accessory sulfurtransferase FdhD, whose product MELPELTRAVPCRRYRDGSFTDILDDVATEIRVTLDLDGVGRKTLYAAPLDPEALVLGHAALDMLGPGEIPVVTDAQGLSFSLKAVPDGRPAPDPTRPGKLPAAELLALVRRFIAEPGLWDGTGCFHRAALYDPLAGNFIARAEDIGRHNCLDRLAGQGLRQGLCLPELILFLSCRVTASMMQKALRAGLHMVVSRSAVTGAALGAAKDAGVTLVGFARDAEERFTVFTDAAGRVGA is encoded by the coding sequence ATGGAACTGCCGGAGCTCACCCGCGCCGTCCCCTGCCGCCGCTACCGGGACGGCTCTTTCACTGACATCCTCGACGACGTGGCCACCGAGATCCGGGTCACCCTGGACCTTGACGGCGTGGGGCGAAAAACGCTCTACGCCGCGCCCCTTGATCCCGAGGCGCTGGTTCTGGGCCATGCTGCCCTGGACATGCTCGGGCCGGGCGAGATCCCGGTGGTGACCGACGCCCAGGGCTTGAGCTTTTCCCTGAAAGCCGTCCCGGACGGCCGGCCGGCTCCTGATCCGACCCGGCCGGGAAAGCTCCCGGCGGCCGAACTATTGGCCCTGGTGCGGCGATTTATCGCCGAGCCGGGGCTGTGGGACGGCACGGGCTGTTTTCACCGGGCCGCGCTCTACGATCCCCTGGCCGGAAATTTTATCGCCCGGGCCGAGGACATCGGCCGCCACAACTGTCTGGACCGGTTGGCCGGGCAGGGCCTGCGCCAGGGACTTTGCCTGCCGGAGCTGATCCTGTTCCTGTCCTGCCGGGTGACGGCCAGCATGATGCAGAAAGCCTTGCGGGCCGGGCTGCACATGGTGGTCAGCCGCTCGGCCGTGACCGGAGCGGCCCTTGGCGCGGCCAAGGACGCCGGCGTCACCCTGGTCGGCTTTGCCCGGGACGCGGAGGAGCGTTTCACCGTCTTTACCGACGCCGCCGGCCGGGTGGGGGCGTGA
- a CDS encoding putative transporter, which translates to MALWTQLFLAPSALQAVVVIGLVAATGLALGRLPVAGVRLGVGGVLFTGLAAGHFGLALDRHVLEFVREFGLILFVYAIGMQVGPGFIDSLRRRGLRLNLVAGGIVIFGAALAAVFHLLGLFPLPVAVGVYSGAVTNTPSLAAASQAFAELAPAQAEALVGQAGLGYAVAYPFGIFGIILAMLTVRRLFRIDPAAETRQLETLLAENAPPLASRTIEATLPAAFGRLLTELPAIAEGGAVVSRVMAGGVVRPVSVDTVLAPGMLVHAVGRVEALEALSREIGQDSDQDLPALPGPVETRSFRVTRAAAVGRTVEALGLGPDHDVAVTRVTRAGTEFSPGPGVGLHFGDTVRCVGTTEALAFAEARLGNSARELATPHVLPIFIGILAGAVLGGIAVPLPGLPTGVRLGVAGGPLLASILLSRLHHFGGLVWYLPQSANLLLREIGICLFLSCVGLAAGSRFVAAVGSGQGLVWLAAGAAITFVPLLAAGVFGRMLLKCNYASSCGLLAGAMTDPPALAFASQMLGGDAPASVYATVYPLAMILRIVTGQLLVLTLFPG; encoded by the coding sequence ATGGCGCTTTGGACCCAGCTCTTTCTCGCTCCTTCGGCGCTCCAGGCCGTGGTGGTCATCGGCTTGGTCGCGGCCACCGGCTTGGCCCTGGGACGCCTGCCCGTGGCCGGGGTGCGCCTGGGCGTGGGAGGCGTGCTTTTCACGGGTCTTGCCGCCGGCCACTTTGGTCTGGCCCTTGATCGGCATGTCCTGGAATTTGTCCGCGAATTCGGCCTGATCCTTTTCGTCTACGCCATCGGCATGCAGGTCGGGCCGGGGTTTATCGATTCCCTGCGTCGCCGGGGGCTGCGGCTCAATCTCGTGGCCGGGGGCATCGTTATCTTCGGGGCCGCTCTGGCCGCCGTCTTCCATCTGCTCGGGCTTTTCCCCCTGCCAGTGGCGGTGGGCGTCTACAGCGGAGCCGTCACCAACACGCCGTCCCTGGCCGCCGCCTCCCAGGCCTTTGCCGAGCTGGCCCCGGCCCAGGCCGAAGCCCTGGTCGGCCAGGCCGGCCTCGGCTACGCCGTGGCCTACCCCTTCGGCATCTTCGGCATCATCCTGGCCATGCTGACCGTGCGCCGCCTGTTTCGCATCGACCCGGCGGCCGAAACACGGCAGTTGGAAACGCTCTTGGCCGAAAATGCCCCGCCGCTGGCTTCCCGCACCATCGAGGCGACCCTGCCCGCCGCCTTTGGCCGCCTCCTCACCGAACTTCCGGCCATCGCCGAGGGCGGGGCGGTGGTTTCACGGGTCATGGCCGGCGGCGTGGTGCGCCCGGTCAGCGTCGATACGGTGCTGGCCCCGGGGATGCTCGTCCACGCCGTGGGCCGGGTCGAGGCCCTGGAGGCGCTGAGCCGGGAGATCGGCCAGGACAGCGACCAGGACCTGCCCGCCCTGCCCGGGCCGGTGGAAACGCGCTCGTTTCGGGTCACCCGGGCTGCCGCCGTGGGCCGCACCGTGGAGGCTCTGGGCCTTGGCCCGGACCACGACGTGGCCGTCACCCGCGTCACCCGAGCCGGCACGGAGTTCTCGCCCGGACCGGGCGTGGGGCTGCATTTCGGCGACACAGTGCGCTGCGTGGGCACGACCGAGGCCCTGGCCTTTGCCGAGGCGCGCCTGGGCAACTCCGCCCGGGAGCTGGCCACACCCCATGTCCTGCCCATCTTCATCGGCATCCTGGCCGGGGCGGTCCTGGGCGGCATTGCCGTGCCGCTGCCGGGACTGCCCACCGGCGTGCGCCTGGGCGTGGCCGGCGGTCCGCTTCTGGCCTCCATCCTGCTCTCGCGCCTGCACCACTTTGGCGGGCTGGTCTGGTATCTGCCACAAAGCGCCAACCTGCTGTTGCGCGAGATCGGCATCTGCCTGTTTTTGTCCTGCGTGGGCCTGGCCGCCGGCAGCCGGTTCGTGGCCGCCGTGGGGTCCGGCCAGGGCTTGGTCTGGCTGGCGGCCGGCGCGGCCATCACGTTTGTGCCGCTTTTAGCCGCCGGCGTTTTCGGCCGGATGCTTCTCAAGTGCAACTACGCCTCGTCCTGCGGCCTCTTGGCCGGGGCCATGACCGACCCGCCGGCCCTGGCCTTCGCCTCCCAGATGCTTGGCGGCGACGCCCCGGCCTCGGTCTACGCCACGGTCTATCCCCTGGCCATGATCCTGCGCATCGTCACCGGCCAGCTGCTCGTCCTGACCCTTTTTCCCGGCTGA
- a CDS encoding class I SAM-dependent methyltransferase, which produces MIPPDLPAPPTAICAAYQRIAPWFMATRSATDPPMEAAWLRTMLAMLAPGETVLDLGCGMGEPLAGYCLRAGHTVTGIDGAPAMIAACRERFPAMDWIVGDMRGLDLGRSFGAVLAWDSFFHLSHDDQRAMFPVFSAHLRPGGTLLFTSGPHHGEAVGVMDGVAFRHCSLSPDEYRRLLAGHGFAVEDHVVEDPHCGGHTVWLARKEG; this is translated from the coding sequence ATGATCCCGCCCGATCTGCCCGCCCCGCCGACGGCAATTTGCGCCGCCTACCAGCGCATCGCGCCCTGGTTTATGGCCACCCGCTCGGCGACCGATCCGCCCATGGAAGCGGCCTGGCTGCGGACCATGCTCGCCATGCTCGCCCCGGGCGAAACCGTCCTCGACCTCGGCTGCGGCATGGGCGAACCCCTGGCCGGCTATTGCCTGCGCGCCGGACACACGGTGACCGGCATCGATGGCGCGCCGGCCATGATCGCCGCCTGCCGCGAGCGTTTCCCGGCCATGGACTGGATCGTTGGCGACATGCGCGGCCTGGACCTTGGCCGGAGCTTCGGCGCGGTCCTGGCCTGGGACAGTTTTTTCCATCTGTCCCACGACGACCAGCGGGCCATGTTTCCGGTCTTTAGCGCCCACCTCCGGCCGGGCGGAACGCTGCTGTTTACCAGCGGCCCCCATCATGGCGAGGCCGTAGGCGTTATGGACGGCGTCGCCTTCCGGCATTGCAGCCTGTCGCCCGACGAATACCGCCGGCTCCTGGCCGGGCACGGTTTCGCCGTCGAGGATCATGTCGTCGAAGACCCTCACTGCGGCGGCCACACCGTCTGGCTGGCTCGCAAGGAGGGCTGA
- a CDS encoding M48 family metallopeptidase yields the protein MLRLVCALLLCSCLAACDRVPVTERKQFVLISESQERTMGYNAARQILRTEPLLRDPAAQELVKRVGRRIAAVSGQPDYDWEFHVIDNDRAMNAFCLPGGKIFVYSGLLKQVKSEDELAVVMAHEVAHALARHGAERATLEMGARLGGALLQLALGDEDPRIADIAGRVWGYGANLGLMLPYSRKHEYEADAIGLALMAKAGYDPQAAVTFWEGMRRAGGAKPVLAFLSTHPTDEKRVARIRKDIEAMSQGQAPGKS from the coding sequence ATGCTCCGCCTTGTGTGCGCCCTGCTCCTTTGCTCCTGCCTTGCCGCCTGCGACCGCGTGCCGGTCACCGAGCGCAAGCAGTTCGTGCTTATTTCGGAGTCCCAGGAACGGACCATGGGCTACAACGCCGCCCGGCAAATCCTGCGCACCGAGCCGCTGTTGCGTGATCCGGCCGCCCAGGAACTGGTGAAACGCGTGGGCCGGCGCATCGCCGCCGTGTCCGGCCAGCCGGACTATGACTGGGAATTCCACGTCATTGACAACGACCGGGCCATGAACGCCTTCTGCCTGCCCGGCGGCAAGATCTTCGTCTACAGCGGGCTTTTAAAGCAGGTCAAAAGCGAGGACGAGCTGGCCGTGGTCATGGCCCACGAAGTGGCCCATGCCCTGGCCCGCCACGGCGCGGAACGGGCCACCCTGGAAATGGGTGCACGCCTGGGCGGGGCGCTGCTCCAGCTCGCCCTTGGCGACGAGGACCCGCGCATCGCCGACATCGCCGGCCGGGTCTGGGGCTACGGGGCCAACCTCGGGCTCATGCTCCCCTACAGCCGCAAGCACGAATACGAAGCCGACGCCATCGGTCTGGCGCTCATGGCCAAGGCCGGCTACGATCCCCAGGCCGCCGTGACCTTTTGGGAAGGGATGCGCCGGGCCGGCGGGGCAAAGCCCGTGCTTGCCTTTCTCTCCACCCACCCCACGGACGAAAAGCGCGTGGCCCGCATCCGCAAGGACATCGAGGCCATGAGCCAAGGCCAAGCCCCGGGGAAGTCATGA
- a CDS encoding molybdenum cofactor guanylyltransferase: MKAGGELPLGVVLAGGLSSRMGRDKAWLTFFGQPLLRRVAEVLAAVTGEIMVSGRDPAPFGFACPWLPDETPRLGPAGGVMTILAAATRPCLVVSCDLPFLEPETLVRLVAAWRDRPETALMTTYRIVETGFVESLVAIYDPAGLPLLRENLEQGQRRLSAIFPEPLRRHLDYSRDDPAVARAFFNVNSPPDLIRARGMEEGA; this comes from the coding sequence GTGAAGGCGGGCGGGGAACTGCCGCTCGGCGTGGTGCTGGCCGGGGGCCTGAGCAGCCGCATGGGCCGGGACAAGGCCTGGCTCACCTTTTTTGGCCAGCCGCTGCTGCGCCGCGTGGCCGAGGTGCTGGCCGCGGTCACGGGGGAGATCATGGTTTCCGGGCGCGATCCCGCCCCGTTCGGCTTTGCCTGCCCCTGGCTCCCCGACGAAACGCCGCGCCTGGGGCCGGCCGGCGGGGTCATGACCATCCTGGCCGCGGCCACCCGACCGTGCCTGGTCGTTTCCTGCGACCTGCCGTTTCTGGAACCAGAAACCCTGGTCCGTCTGGTTGCGGCCTGGCGCGATCGGCCGGAAACGGCCCTTATGACCACCTACCGCATCGTCGAGACCGGCTTCGTGGAGTCGCTGGTGGCCATCTACGATCCGGCCGGGCTGCCGCTGTTGCGGGAGAACCTGGAGCAGGGCCAGCGCCGGCTCTCGGCCATCTTTCCCGAACCCCTGCGTCGCCATCTGGACTACAGCCGCGACGATCCGGCCGTGGCCCGGGCCTTTTTCAACGTCAATTCGCCGCCGGACCTCATCCGGGCACGCGGCATGGAGGAGGGGGCATGA
- the fdnG gene encoding formate dehydrogenase-N subunit alpha, whose amino-acid sequence MEWNRREFLKIAGATTAVTAFGGLGFDLRPAYAEGQAAKLKFTKQSTSVCCYCSVGCGLICSTDKDGKGRVVNIEGDPDHPINEGALCPKGASHYQLGNNDRRIQKVLYRAPYSENWEEKSWDWALDRIARKVKEARDGSFTTKDAKGRVVNRCEGIASVGSAAMDNEECWIYQAMLRAMGLSYIEHQARIUHSATVAALAESFGRGAMTNHWIDIANSDCIFIIGSNAAENHPISFKWALRAKDKGATIIHVDPRYTRTSQHADVFARLRSGSDIPFFGGLIRYILANNLYFKDYVVNYTNASFIVGDKYDFKDGLFSGYDAEKRAYDKSSWSFVRDDAGQIKKDPTLNNPRCVFQILKAHYDRYDMKSVSAITGTPVADLQKVYQTYAATGKPEKSGTMLYAMGQTQHTVGVQNIRAMSIIQLLLGNMGVAGGGINALRGEANVQGSTDQGLLFHILPGYIPTPSAAMQTLAEYNEKNTPVTKDPQSANWWGNRPKYMASFIKSMYPEQDLDTGYTYLPKLEPGKDYSWLSLFDAMLGGAFKGFFAWGQNPAASTANANKTREAMTKLDWMVTVNMFETETGSFWKGPGMDPKKVKTEVFYLPCAVSFEKEGSISNSGRWMQWRYPAQAPLGDSKPDGDIIYELFEKIRGLYAKEGGAYPDPIKNLNWDVATNHIFDPHKVAKRINGYFLKEKTLKVGDADKTFKPGDPVPAFALLQTDGSTCSGTWVYCGSYTDKNMAARRDKTQTAMQAKIGLFPGWTWAWPVNRRVLYNRASVDPQGKPYQPEKAVIAWEDGKWVGDVPDGPWPPMADQKNGKSPFIMTTEGMGLIFGPGRNDGPLPEHYEPLECPVGENPFSKQLHNPTALKFTGPTEVHASCDPRFPFVCSTYRVTEHWQTGVMTRNSPWLLEAEPQMFCEMSPELAKMRGIKNGEKVILESTRGSLWAKAIVTERITPFTVLGQTIHQVGIPWHYGWTWPKQGGDSANILCPSVGDPNTGIPETKAFMVNVRKA is encoded by the coding sequence ATGGAATGGAACCGGCGAGAGTTCCTCAAAATCGCAGGCGCGACCACGGCCGTGACCGCCTTTGGCGGCCTCGGCTTCGATCTGCGCCCGGCCTACGCCGAGGGGCAGGCGGCCAAGCTCAAGTTCACTAAACAGAGCACCTCGGTGTGCTGCTACTGTTCGGTGGGCTGCGGGCTGATCTGCAGCACGGACAAGGACGGCAAGGGCAGGGTGGTCAATATCGAGGGTGATCCGGATCATCCGATCAACGAAGGCGCGCTGTGCCCCAAGGGCGCGTCCCACTACCAGCTCGGCAACAATGACCGTCGCATCCAGAAGGTGCTCTACCGCGCCCCGTACAGCGAGAACTGGGAAGAAAAATCCTGGGATTGGGCGCTGGACCGCATCGCCCGCAAGGTCAAGGAAGCCCGTGACGGCAGCTTTACGACCAAGGACGCCAAGGGCCGGGTGGTCAACCGCTGCGAAGGCATCGCCTCGGTCGGTTCCGCCGCCATGGACAATGAAGAGTGCTGGATCTACCAGGCCATGCTCCGGGCCATGGGATTAAGTTACATCGAGCATCAGGCCCGTATCTGACACAGCGCCACTGTAGCGGCTCTGGCAGAGTCGTTCGGACGCGGGGCGATGACCAATCACTGGATCGACATCGCCAATTCTGATTGCATTTTCATTATCGGCAGCAACGCCGCCGAGAACCATCCCATCTCCTTCAAGTGGGCCCTGCGGGCCAAGGACAAGGGCGCGACCATCATCCACGTGGACCCGCGCTACACCCGCACTTCCCAGCATGCCGACGTGTTCGCCCGGTTGCGCTCGGGTTCGGATATCCCGTTTTTCGGGGGTCTTATCCGGTACATCCTGGCCAATAACCTGTATTTCAAAGATTACGTCGTCAACTACACCAATGCGTCGTTTATCGTGGGCGACAAGTACGACTTCAAGGACGGACTTTTTAGCGGTTATGACGCCGAAAAGCGGGCCTACGACAAGTCGAGCTGGAGCTTTGTCCGTGACGACGCCGGCCAGATCAAGAAAGATCCGACGCTGAACAACCCGCGTTGCGTCTTCCAGATCCTTAAAGCCCACTACGACCGTTACGACATGAAGTCAGTCTCGGCCATCACCGGTACACCGGTGGCCGATCTGCAAAAGGTCTATCAGACCTACGCCGCCACCGGTAAGCCCGAGAAGTCCGGAACCATGCTCTACGCCATGGGCCAGACCCAGCATACCGTGGGCGTGCAGAACATCCGGGCCATGTCCATCATCCAGTTGCTGTTGGGCAACATGGGCGTGGCCGGCGGCGGCATCAACGCCCTGCGCGGCGAAGCCAACGTCCAGGGTTCCACCGACCAGGGCCTGCTCTTCCATATTCTGCCCGGCTACATCCCCACCCCCTCGGCGGCGATGCAGACCCTGGCCGAGTACAACGAGAAGAACACCCCGGTGACCAAGGACCCGCAAAGCGCCAACTGGTGGGGCAACCGGCCCAAATACATGGCGAGCTTTATCAAGTCCATGTACCCCGAGCAGGATCTCGACACCGGCTACACCTATCTGCCCAAGCTCGAACCGGGCAAGGACTACTCATGGCTGTCGCTTTTCGACGCCATGCTCGGCGGCGCTTTCAAGGGCTTTTTCGCTTGGGGCCAGAATCCGGCCGCCAGCACCGCCAACGCCAACAAGACCCGCGAGGCCATGACCAAGCTCGACTGGATGGTCACGGTCAACATGTTCGAGACGGAAACCGGCTCTTTCTGGAAGGGCCCGGGCATGGACCCCAAGAAGGTCAAGACCGAGGTCTTCTATCTGCCCTGCGCCGTGTCCTTTGAAAAGGAAGGCTCCATCTCCAACTCCGGCCGCTGGATGCAGTGGCGCTATCCGGCCCAGGCCCCCTTGGGCGACTCCAAGCCTGACGGCGACATCATCTACGAACTCTTCGAGAAGATTCGCGGGCTGTACGCCAAGGAAGGCGGCGCCTATCCCGATCCCATCAAGAACCTCAACTGGGACGTGGCCACCAACCACATCTTCGATCCGCACAAAGTCGCCAAGCGCATCAACGGCTACTTCCTCAAGGAAAAGACCCTGAAGGTGGGCGACGCGGACAAGACCTTCAAGCCCGGCGATCCGGTGCCGGCCTTTGCCCTGCTGCAGACCGACGGCTCCACCTGCTCGGGCACCTGGGTCTATTGCGGTTCCTACACCGACAAGAACATGGCCGCCCGCCGCGACAAGACGCAGACCGCCATGCAGGCCAAGATCGGCCTGTTCCCGGGCTGGACCTGGGCCTGGCCGGTCAACCGTCGGGTGCTCTACAACCGCGCCTCGGTAGACCCCCAGGGCAAGCCCTACCAGCCGGAAAAGGCGGTCATCGCCTGGGAAGACGGCAAGTGGGTGGGCGACGTGCCCGACGGTCCCTGGCCGCCCATGGCCGATCAGAAAAACGGCAAGTCGCCGTTTATCATGACCACCGAGGGCATGGGCCTCATCTTCGGCCCGGGCCGCAACGACGGACCGCTGCCCGAACACTACGAGCCCCTGGAATGTCCGGTCGGCGAGAACCCGTTCTCCAAGCAGCTGCACAACCCCACGGCGCTCAAGTTCACCGGCCCCACCGAAGTGCACGCTTCCTGCGACCCGCGCTTCCCGTTCGTGTGCTCCACCTACCGGGTCACCGAGCACTGGCAGACCGGCGTCATGACCCGCAACTCCCCCTGGCTGCTTGAAGCCGAACCGCAGATGTTCTGCGAGATGAGCCCCGAGCTGGCCAAGATGCGCGGCATCAAAAACGGCGAGAAGGTGATCCTCGAAAGCACTCGCGGTTCGCTGTGGGCCAAGGCCATCGTCACTGAGCGCATCACGCCTTTCACCGTGCTCGGCCAGACCATCCACCAGGTGGGCATCCCCTGGCACTACGGCTGGACCTGGCCCAAGCAGGGCGGCGACTCGGCCAACATCCTGTGTCCCTCGGTCGGCGACCCCAATACGGGCATCCCCGAGACCAAGGCCTTCATGGTCAACGTGCGCAAGGCCTAG
- a CDS encoding formate dehydrogenase accessory protein FdhE, with product MPFDYDKASKVLEKKLDSLSRKTVLPASLLSLVAATSRVQLAARAKEDVTVDPAVLADVERNLRGAPRLPRDAFPVDMDRFEALLAEISGLVRQGDGHLAEALAVLEADRAAGTLDMAKAVGRHLAGDDAFFAAYGERTPGAPRLLAFLVQAALAPRLAAVGEAVMAHFPKDRSWAFGHCPVCASPPLIGRLVGKEGARHLTCSFCQLEYRAKRLMCPHCGEEDTKQLETFTAAEEPGYLVNVCLRCKNYIKTVDFREFDRPSVPVLDDLESLTLDMAARGQGYNRPVLSAWGF from the coding sequence ATGCCCTTTGATTATGATAAGGCTTCAAAAGTGCTTGAGAAAAAACTGGATTCCCTGTCGCGCAAGACCGTGTTGCCGGCTTCCCTGCTGTCCCTTGTGGCGGCGACCTCCCGGGTCCAGCTCGCGGCCCGGGCCAAGGAGGACGTGACCGTGGATCCGGCTGTCCTGGCCGATGTGGAGCGCAACCTGCGCGGCGCGCCGCGTTTGCCCCGGGACGCCTTCCCCGTGGACATGGACCGGTTCGAGGCGCTGTTGGCCGAAATTTCCGGATTGGTGCGCCAGGGCGATGGCCATCTTGCCGAGGCCCTGGCCGTGCTCGAAGCCGACCGCGCGGCCGGAACCCTTGACATGGCCAAGGCCGTGGGCCGGCATCTGGCCGGCGACGACGCCTTTTTCGCCGCTTACGGCGAGCGCACCCCCGGCGCGCCGCGCCTGCTCGCCTTTCTGGTCCAGGCCGCCCTGGCCCCGCGTCTGGCCGCCGTCGGCGAGGCGGTCATGGCCCATTTCCCCAAGGACCGCTCCTGGGCTTTTGGTCACTGTCCGGTCTGCGCCAGTCCGCCGCTTATTGGCCGGCTGGTCGGCAAGGAAGGGGCCAGGCATCTGACCTGCTCGTTTTGCCAGCTCGAATACCGGGCCAAGCGTCTCATGTGCCCGCACTGCGGCGAGGAAGACACCAAGCAGTTGGAAACCTTCACCGCCGCCGAGGAGCCGGGCTACCTCGTCAATGTCTGCCTGCGCTGCAAGAATTACATCAAGACCGTCGATTTTCGGGAGTTCGACCGGCCAAGCGTGCCGGTCCTGGACGACCTGGAATCCCTGACCCTGGACATGGCCGCCCGGGGCCAGGGCTACAACCGGCCGGTGCTGTCGGCCTGGGGGTTTTGA
- a CDS encoding transposase: MALDLTRHLRSEEGARKFLERRAWPGAQPVCPRCAGTKAYALAEGRVRCAGCRYTFHALSGRFAGLAGLTPRHWLRLLTLFAAEETAHAMAAALGLAYNTVYKAATVARLSILAASLDGRDILRSPLGAELGSAARNMRPAGPDEQLAAVPIFGILERGGLVFIDYLPNLGPEDLLHFNRNFSLPLSRLGSIVYSDRYLRYDALVACGSDILTRHLVEVAGRAPAVDPRQAGFWPYARERLIRFHGVTAGKFPLYLKELEFRYNHRDQDILPILLDYIVSLVPDLN; encoded by the coding sequence ATGGCCCTGGACCTGACCCGCCATCTGCGTAGCGAAGAGGGGGCGCGCAAGTTCCTGGAACGCCGGGCCTGGCCCGGCGCCCAGCCCGTCTGTCCGCGCTGCGCCGGCACCAAGGCCTATGCCCTGGCTGAGGGCCGGGTGCGCTGTGCCGGTTGCCGCTACACGTTTCATGCCCTGTCCGGCCGTTTCGCCGGACTGGCTGGGCTGACTCCGCGCCACTGGCTGCGCTTGCTCACCCTTTTCGCCGCCGAGGAGACCGCCCACGCCATGGCCGCCGCCCTGGGGCTGGCCTACAACACCGTCTACAAGGCCGCCACCGTGGCCCGGCTCTCTATTCTTGCCGCCAGCCTCGACGGCCGCGACATCCTCCGAAGCCCCCTTGGTGCGGAACTGGGCTCGGCCGCCCGGAACATGCGGCCGGCCGGCCCGGACGAACAACTTGCCGCCGTGCCCATTTTCGGCATCCTGGAGCGTGGCGGCCTGGTTTTTATCGACTACCTGCCAAACCTCGGCCCGGAAGATTTGCTCCATTTCAACCGCAACTTCTCGCTGCCCCTTTCCCGCCTGGGTTCCATCGTCTACTCCGACCGCTACTTGCGCTACGACGCCCTGGTGGCCTGCGGTTCGGATATTCTGACCCGGCATCTGGTGGAGGTCGCGGGCCGCGCCCCAGCCGTCGATCCCCGCCAGGCGGGCTTCTGGCCCTACGCCCGGGAACGCCTCATCCGGTTCCATGGGGTCACGGCGGGGAAATTTCCGCTGTATCTCAAGGAACTGGAGTTCCGCTACAACCACCGCGATCAAGACATCCTACCGATTTTGCTCGATTATATCGTCTCCTTGGTGCCAGACCTTAACTAA